The proteins below are encoded in one region of Gadus macrocephalus chromosome 14, ASM3116895v1:
- the lrp3 gene encoding low-density lipoprotein receptor-related protein 3 yields MGVMRRLGATELLLLLQWLLARSALLAAACGVEVEVHAERRGVIYSPSWPQNYPPGVNCSWSIQAGQGEVITISFRSLDLDDPGGCRGDWLLLSPSGRGESRVCGSSLPPPFISSRGRLGLYFHSQANGSGQAQGFRLSYTRGRPGQTRCQPDEFLCGNRKCLPRAWRCNAQDECGDGSDEVGCPTPAAAADPPGLCPRRTLPCVHGQSTRCLPGELRCDGARDCPDGSDERGCPDTACGRHLRNFYGSFASPDFFLRANRSPAAAAAGAELRCAWFLDTQDPKPIVLQLELQLGPADSLSVYDGLLQQAEQLLQVLSHHNNRRTALLESSRGQMSLLYRAQAHSPGRGFNATYQVKGYCFPGERPCGGDQGCYAASRRCDGFWNCPSGRDEEGCPGCAEPGHYPCGPAPAPGHAPSVPCYPPHERCNNLKSCPGGDDESSCYECQPGNFHCQSNLCIPETWRCDGQQDCLDASDEAGCQAAVPRKVITAALIGSLVCSLLLVIALGCAFKLYSLRSSDSRAFETQMTRLEAEFVQREAPPSYGQLIAQGLIPPVEDFPLYNPAQTSVLQNLRSAMCRRIRRSSSRRRVARLWRRVSQRIRPRGHASLLTPPTGALALHCYRTVETRGHAPPSSGSSPLSPDRSSDRQEGAALSPGSAESWPAGGGGSRPSPDGSDSSDPEAPPAAPLPSCRVPRRASRRKMVLGLTVSLRGVALQRYSPLGHMSPSLPPASMRDPPLEEGFGAARR; encoded by the exons CCTGTGGTGTTGAGGTGGAGGTTCacgcggagaggagaggggtcatCTACAGCCCGTCCTGGCCCCAGAACTACCCCCCAGGGGTCAACTGCTCCTGGAGCATCCAGGCCGGCCAGGGGGAGGTCATCACGATCAG tttCCGTAGCTTGGACCTGGACGACCCCGGGGGGTGTAGGGGAGACTGGCTCCTCCTCAGCCCCTCCGGTAGAGGGGAGTCCAGGGTGTGTGGCTCGTCCCTGCCCCCGCCCTTTatctccagcagggggcgcctgGGGCTCTACTTCCACTCCCAGGCCAACGGTTCGGGGCAGGCGCAGGGCTTCCGGCTGTCGTACACCAGGG GACGCCCGGGCCAGACCCGCTGCCAGCCCGACGAGTTCCTGTGCGGCAACAGGAAGTGCCTGCCGCGCGCGTGGCGCTGCAACGCCCAGGACGAGTGCGGCGACGGCAGCGACGAGGTGGGCTGCCCCacgccggccgccgccgccgaccccCCGGGCCTGTGCCCCCGGCGCACGCTGCCCTGCGTCCACGGCCAGTCCACGCGCTGCCTGCCGGGGGAGCTGCGCTGCGACGGCGCCCGCGACTGCCCCGACGGCTCGGACGAGCGCGGCTGCCCCGACACGGCGTGCGGGAGGCACCTGCGCAACTTCTACGGCTCCTTCGCCTCGCCCGACTTCTTCCTCCGGGCCAATCgcagcccggcggcggcggcggcgggggcggagcTGCGCTGCGCGTGGTTCCTGGACACGCAGGACCCCAAGCCCATCGTGCTGCAGCTGGAGCTGCAGCTGGGGCCGGCGGACTCGCTCAGCGTGTATGACGGGCTGCTGCAGCAGGcggagcagctgctgcaggtgCTGTCCCACCACAACAACCGCCGCACCGCCCTGCTGGAGTCCAGCCGCGGCCAGATGAGCCTGCTGTACCGCGCCCAGGCCCACAGTCCCGGGAGGGGCTTCAACGCCACCTACCAG GTCAAAGGTTACTGCTTCCCGGGGGAGCGCCCGTGCGGCGGCGACCAGGGCTGCTACGCCGCCAGCCGCCGCTGCGACGGCTTCTGGAACTGTCCATCGGGCCGCGACGAGGAGGGCTGCCCCGGCTGCGCCGAGCCGGGCCACTACCCctgcggccccgcccccgcccccggccacgccccctccgtcCCCTGCTACCCGCCCCACGAGCGCTGCAACAACCTCAAGAGCTGCCCCGGCGGCGACGACGAGAGCAGCTGCTACGAGTGCCAGCCTGGGAACTTCCACTGCCAGAGCAACCTGTGCATCCCCGAGACGTGGCGCTGCGACGGGCAGCAGGACTGCCTGGACGCCAGCGACGAGGCGGGCTGCCAGGCCGCCGTGCCGCGCAAGGTGATCACGGCGGCCCTCATCGGCAGCCTGGTGTGCAGCCTGCTGCTGGTCATCGCCCTGGGGTGCGCCTTCAAGCTCTACTCCCTGCGCAGCTCAGacagcag AGCCTTTGAGACCCAGATGACCCGTCTGGAGGCGGAGTTTGTCCAGAGAGAAGCCCCGCCCTCTTACGGACAGCTGATCGCTCAGGGTCTCATCCCCCCAGTGGAGGACTTCCCCCTTTATAACCCAGCCCAG acctcGGTGCTCCAGAACCTCCGCTCGGCGATGTGCCGGCGGATCCGCCGGAGCTCCTCCCGCCGCCGCGTCGCTCGCCTGTGGCGCCGCGTCTCCCAGAGGATCCGCCCCCGTGGCCACGCCTCCCTGCTGACCCCGCCCACCGGGGCCCTGGCCCTACACTGCTACCGCACGGTGGAGACCcggggccacgcccccccctcgtccggctcctcccccctctcccccgacAGGTCCTCGGACCGCCAGGAGGGGGCGGCGTTGTCCCCCGGCTCGGCGGAGAGCTGGCCCGCCGGGGGGGGCGGCTCCCGGCCCAGCCCGGACGGCAGCGACTCCTCGGACCCCGaggccccccccgccgcccccctcccctcctgcagAGTCCCCCGGAGGGCGTCCAGGAGGaagatggtcctggggctgacGGTCAGCCTGAGGGGCGTGGCCCTGCAGCGCTACTCCCCCCTGGGTCACATGTCCCCCAGCCTGCCCCCCGCCTCCATGAGGGACCCCCCGCTGGAGGAGGGGTTTGGGGCGGCGCGGCGCTAG
- the slc7a10a gene encoding solute carrier family 7 member 10a yields the protein MDGTDANRRSCSKAETEPLQAVGPAGDNDSQGSPAGNDRVTLKKEIGLLSACAIIIGNIIGSGIFISPKGVLEHAGSVGLSLIVWVLGGGICALGSMCYAELGVTIPKSGGDYSYVTEIFGGLVGFLLLWSAVLIMYPTTLAVIALTFSNYVLQPAFQDCVPPYMATRVLSTICILFLTWVNCSSVRWATRIQDVFTVAKLLALGLIIVVGLVQICRGYGDNLVPSVAFEFLKEPSVGQVALAFLQASFAFSGWNFLNYVTEEVVEPRKNLPRAIYISIPLVTLVYTLTNIAYFSSMTPEELLASNAVAVTFGEKLLGMFSWVMPISVALSTFGGINGYLFTSSRLCFSGAREGHLPYLLAMIHLKNCTPIPALLLCCIATIFILCIGETHNLINYVSFINYLSYGVTIAALLYLRWKKPNIMRPIKVNLLIPISYMVFWAVLLGFSMYSEPVVCGLGMVIMLTGVPVYFLGVVWKNKPKWVYSTLERVTYVGQKLCYVVFPQDDPLELVPLAPSKASD from the exons ATGGATGGAACCGACGCGAACCGGAGGAGCTGCTCCAAGGCAGAGACCGAGCCGCTGCAGGCGGTCGGTCCGGCCGGGGACAATGACAGCCAGGGCAGCCCTGCTGGGAACGACAGAGTTACTTTGAAGAAGGAAATTGGACTTTTGAGCGCGTGTGCCATTATTATCG GAAACATCATCGGCTCGGGGATCTTCATCTCTCCGAAGGGGGTCCTGGAGCACGCGGGCTCCGTGGGCCTGTCCCTCATCGTGTGGGTGCTGGGCGGAGGGATCTGCGCCCTGGGCTCCATGTGCTATGCCGAGCTGGGCGTCACCATCCCCAAGTCTGGTGGAGACTACTCCTACGTCACCGAGATCTTCGGCGGCCTGGTTGG GTTCCTGCTGCTGTGGAGCGCGGTGCTCATCATGTACCCCACCACGCTGGCCGTCATCGCCCTCACCTTCTCCAACTACGTCCTGCAGCCCGCCTTCCAGGACTGCGTGCCTCCCTACATGGCCACCCGGGTGCTGTCCACCATCTGCATCT tgttCCTCACCTGGGTGAACTGCTCCAGCGTTCGTTGGGCCACCCGGATCCAGGACGTCTTCACCGTGGCGAAGCTCCTCGCTCTGGGCCTCATCATCGTGGTGGGGCTGGTCCAGATCTGCAGag GCTACGGCGACAACCTTGTGCCCAGCGTGGCGTTCGAGTTCCTGAAGGAGCCGTCCGTGGGTCAGGTGGCGCTGGCATTCCTCCAGGCCTCCTTCGCCTTCAGCGGCTGGAACTTCCTCAACTACGTCaccgaggaggtggtggagccgCGCAA GAACCTGCCCCGGGCGATCTACATCTCCATCCCCTTGGTGACGCTGGTCTACACCCTGACCAACATCGCATACTTCTCCTCCATGACGCCAGAGGAGCTGCTGGCTTCCAACGCAGTGGCCGTG ACATTTGGAGAGAAGCTGCTGGGGATGTTCTCCTGGGTGATGCCCATCTCTGTGGCTCTGTCCACCTTCGGAGGGATCAACGGATACCTGTTCACCTCTTCCAG gctgtGTTTCTCAGGGGCCAGGGAGGGCCACCTGCCCTACCTACTGGCCATGATCCACCTGAAGAACTGCACCCCCATCCCTGCTCTGCTGCTCTGT TGCATCGCCACCATCTTCATCCTGTGCATCGGTGAGACCCACAACCTCATCAACTACGTGTCCTTCATCAACTACCTGTCCTACGGGGTCACCATCGCCGCACTGCTCTACCTGCGCTGGAAGAAGCCCAACATCATGAGGCCCATCAAG GTGAACCTGCTGATCCCCATCAGCTACATGGTGTTCTGGGCCGTGCTGCTGGGCTTCAGCATGTACTCTGAGCCCGTGGTGTGCGGCCTGGGCATGGTCATCATGCTGACCGGCGTGCCCGTCTACTTCCTGGGCGTCGTCTGGAAAAACAAGCCCAAATGGGTGTACAGCACCCTGG aGCGGGTCACCTACGTGGGCCAGAAGCTGTGCTACGTGGTGTTCCCCCAGGACGACCCGCTGGAGCTGGTACCCCTCGCCCCGTCCAAGGCCAGCGACTGA